A stretch of Oncorhynchus mykiss isolate Arlee chromosome 12, USDA_OmykA_1.1, whole genome shotgun sequence DNA encodes these proteins:
- the LOC118937807 gene encoding uncharacterized protein LOC118937807, whose amino-acid sequence MGSPAPRVNNDTQTHRQQSLQIIQSSSHTASYRSTGTPSTREQEITFNINTRDTMVRTLNNMKELRGSSFGRPWPRHGLKLLFWFANDYIVFNDDNQMVADPDPKEGDFGFHHFQNRRECENNVCKRLLPYDGYPFYEVGNLHLPTSKSLPKYVRKYNTGNIDTSNMDRLIISMRPDMTVDKVYVTQHEDLRSFDPVNTYCISRGLLMIICGHSLSNFLEQAGYSTHEQNVIMYQGIAPRESGDTRIDMEGGSRAPPRAAPRAPPRAAPGFWESHCTIL is encoded by the exons ATGGGTAGTCCTGCCCCCAGAGTAAATAatgatacacaaacacacagacagcaaAGCTTGCAGATCATCCAATCATCTTCTCACACGGCCTCATACAGATCTACAGGGACACCGAGCACCAGGGAACAAGAGATTACATTTAATATAAACACCAG ggaTACCATGGTCAGAACATTGAACAATATGAAGGAGCTGAGAGGTTCTAGTTTTGGTCGTCCCTGGCCGAGGCACGGACTCAAGCTCCTTTTCTGGTTTGCCAACGATTACATCGTCTTCAACGATGACAACCAGATGGTTGCAGATCCCGACCCCAAAGAGGGAGACTTTGGTTTCCATCACTTCCAGAACAGGCGTGAGTGTGAAAACAATGTCTGCAAGAGGCTGCTTCCTTATGATGGCTACCCATTCTATGAGGTGGGCAACCTCCACCTCCCAACATCTAAATCATTGCCTAAATATGTCAGGAAGTACAACACTGGTAACATAGATACCAGCAACATGGACCGTCTCATCATCAGTATGCGTCCAGACATGACAGTGGATAAGGTCTATGTGACCCAGCACGAGGACCTGAGGAGCTTCGACCCGGTCAACACCTATTGCATCAGCAGGGGGTTGCTCATGATCATATGTGGCCATTCATTGAGTAACTTCCTGGAACAGGCGGGCTATTCCACCCATGAGCAAAATGTAATTATGTATCAGGGCATCGCCCCCAGGGAGTCTGGGGATACTAGGATTGATATGGAAGGTGGATCCAGAGCTCCACCCAGAGCTGCACCCAGAGCTCCACCCAGAGCTGCACCAGGCTTCTGGGAAAGCCACTGTACCATACTGTAA